The genomic interval CTTGAAGATGGCTGTAAGCCGCGCGAGTCGATCCGGCGACATGCCGACGCTTTCGGGCTGGGCGCTCGCGATGGGAAGCGTGTCGGGTCCTACTGTGCTCTGCGCCTTGGCCACGGCCGGCACGAACAGAGTGGCAATCGTGAGGGCGACGACAGGCAGCACCCTTCGTTGCGAGGGCTGTCGCGTGCTCGAAATCATGGGCATTCCTCCGAATAGAACGCCGCTGACATAGAGGCCAATTCTCGGACTTCCCTGCCCAATCCCCCCAAAACCGCCTGTACCCTACCACACGCGGAGGGCGAGTCAAGGGCAAGGCAGGCCGGGTGGCGTCGAGACGCGAGGCTACGGGCGCAGCACCCGAATCGGCTCGCCGCCCAGGTAGGCCTGGATGTCCTCGAGCGCCTGCCCGTAGAAGATCCGGTAGGTCTCCTCGGTCACGTAACCCAGGTGCGGGGTGATCACCGTGTTGGGGAGCCGGCGGAGCGGGTGGTCGAGCGGCAGCGGCTCCTCGTCGAAGACGTCGAGGCCGGCGCCGGCGATGATGCCGTCGCGGAGCGCGCGGACGAGCGCGGCCTCGTCCACGATGGGACCGCGGGACGTGTTGACGAGGTACGCGCTCGGCTTCAGGAGGGCCAGCTCGCGTGCGCCGAGGAGACCGCGGGTGCGCTCGCTGAGGACGAGGTGAATGGTGACCACGTCCGATCGCGCCAGGAGCTCGTCGCGCCCGACCAGGGTGGCGCCCACCTCGGCGGCGCGCTCGGCGGTGAGGTTCTGGCTCCAGGCCAGCACCCGCATCTCGAACGCGTGCCCGATCCGGGCCACCCGCGAGCCGAGCCCGCCAAGTCCGAGCACCCCGAGGGTC from Candidatus Methylomirabilota bacterium carries:
- a CDS encoding D-2-hydroxyacid dehydrogenase family protein, coding for MTRLAILDDYQGVAVHLADWRRLPADVEVVAFRDHLADLDAVAARLADFDIVVAMRERTPFPGALLARLPRLRLLVTAGMRNAAIDLPAAAARGVLVCGTAGLPYPTAELAWGLILSLVRRIPTEDRATRAGRWQESVGLGLNGKTLGVLGLGGLGSRVARIGHAFEMRVLAWSQNLTAERAAEVGATLVGRDELLARSDVVTIHLVLSERTRGLLGARELALLKPSAYLVNTSRGPIVDEAALVRALRDGIIAGAGLDVFDEEPLPLDHPLRRLPNTVITPHLGYVTEETYRIFYGQALEDIQAYLGGEPIRVLRP